The following are encoded together in the Glycine soja cultivar W05 chromosome 5, ASM419377v2, whole genome shotgun sequence genome:
- the LOC114412949 gene encoding WD repeat-containing protein 53-like — translation MAEKDATKLKLKPRRLKGHDDSTTCCIASRERSHLIVTSGDDGRVCWFDLRCPDEPRLVMDVSVEPVSSLCFKSGMEDMIYVSSGKEIKCFDVRLAAAQWKPLENYNYNKEEINKVVCNSKSSFLAAADDNGEVKIIDIHQQCLYKTLRAGHTSICSTVEFLPWRSWEVISGGLDSMLMLWDFSKGRPYKVVDFATFDVSSGIAGRCVNPAFVHAIAIPEVDMLDKLDKICAVARGDGAIDVINIETEMAATKSKSSSNSRKGSHSRSKDGSSSSNTDADQNGKKRLHLDYTLGGHTAAVSSLAFSLFGERGKFLISGGNDKLVKVWNLSCYPDAGLSDDNNNNILHLNIEVPRKVNWLCTTSADTDNLVVCDTSKVVKVYSIT, via the exons ATGGCTGAGAAGGATGCGACGAAGCTTAAGCTGAAGCCTCGAAGACTCAAGGGTCACGACGACAGCACAACCTGCTGCATTGCCTCACGTGAACGCTCTCATCTCATCGTCACTTCCGGCGAT GATGGTCGTGTTTGCTGGTTTGACTTGCGATGCCCTGATGAGCCGAGACTGGTTATGGATGTTAGCGTGGAGCCAGTTTCCTCCCTTTGTTTCAAGTCAG GGATGGAAGATATGATTTATGTCTCCTCAGGAAAGGAAATCAAGTGTTTTGATGTGCGATTG GCTGCCGCCCAATGGAAGCCATTGgagaattataattataacaaaGAAGAGATAAACAAG GTTGTATGCAACTCAAAGTCCTCATTTCTTGCTGCAGCAGATGATAATGGCGAGGTGAAG ATAATTGACATTCATCAGCAATGCCTGTATAAAACACTACGAGCTGGTCATACAAGT ATATGTAGCACTGTGGAATTCCTTCCTTGGAGATCCTGGGAAG tcATTAGTGGAGGTCTTGATTCAATGCTCATGTTGTGGGACTTCTCCAAAGGGCGCCCCTACAAAGTAGTGGATTTTg CTACATTTGATGTGAGTAGTGGCATTGCTGGCCGGTGTGTCAATCCTGCTTTTGTTCATGCCATAGCTATTCCAGAAGTCGACATGCTAGATAAATTAGACAAAATATGTGCTGTTGCAAGGGGAGATGGAGCTATTGATGTGATTAATATAGAAACAGAAATGGCTGCTACAAAATCAAAAAGCTCTTCAAATTCACGAAAAGGATCACACTCAAGATCAAAAGATGGTAGTTCATCTAGCAATACAGATGCAGATCAAAATGGAAAAAAGAGGTTGCATTTGGATTACACTTTGGGTGGTCACACTGCAGCTGTTTCCAGCCT GGCATTTTCATTGTTTGGGGAAAGAGGGAAATTCTTGATATCTGGAGGAAATGATAAGTTGGTGAAGGTATGGAATTTGTCCTGTTATCCAGATGCTGGGTTAAGtgacgacaacaacaacaatatccTACATTTGAACATTGAAGTACCTCGAAAA GTCAATTGGCTGTGTACCACCTCAGCTGATACAGACAACCTTGTTGTGTGTGACACATCTAAAGTAGTAAAGGTCTACTCTATAACATAG